The sequence TTATTTGACTAGTCTATTCCTTTAGCAACGAGAATGATATCATTACAAGCCTGGACGAGATCTATGATGTGGGTACGTTTGTTCAGATCACCGAGCTTCATGAGGTGGGGGACAAGATGAGAATGATAATACAGGGACATCGAAGGtaggtgtggtgtggggttCACGTAGTTGTTGTATTAGGAACATTCCTGTTGGAACATGACGGATGATGTTTTAATTGTACCCCCCACCAGGATAAAAGTAACGGGTCCAGTGGAGGTACAAGTGGAACAAAgccaagaaaaagaaaaaaaaaagaaacagCGTAAACCAAGGAAAAGCATCCTTGAGAAACTCATTTCCCCGGATGCAGTAGATCAACAAGAAGAGAAAAAAAAGAAaggtgtgtacattgtgtggTTGTATGTGCTTTAGGGGGTGTGCTTGTACTGTGCAGCTGTCTGGCTATAGCTCACATGatgctgtacatgcactgcaggAAAGAATGCTCCTAAACCTGATGGAGGGGATGATGAGAAGGCAGCGTCCGATGGGGAACCTAAAATACTCATGGTCCGAACTGAAAATCTCACAAACAATTCTTTCGAGCAGACACAAGAAACAAAGGTATACATTTGCTCTGCTGCCATACCCAAAACCTCATGTTAGTTACAGAACTTTCACTCAGTATACTGTTTTGTTTATTTTTAGGCTGTGTCTGCTGAAGTGATCAAGACCATCAGAGATATCATTGCCCTCAATCCTTTATACAGGTACTATTTACTTTTGTAATTTTGCACTACATGCAGTGATATGCAGTGATATATTTTGAGCAGCCGTAAACTTATTCTGATTTCTGCTCTAATGCTACAATAGGGAGTCTTTAGCGCAGTTGGTGGAGGCAGGAAAGAAGGTGGTGGATGTTCCCACACACTTGGCTGATTTCGGGGCTGCTCTGACGAGTGCTGACTCGGATCAAATGCAGTCTGTCCTCGCCTGCATGGACGTAAGTATGCTGCTAGCTACACATGTAACGTACAAAATATCCTAATTATTGATATTTAGTTAATTATGACCTCCCGaaagcaccacacacaccacacacacacacactacacacacacactacacacacaccacacacacacacatgtacaacacacacaggtacCCGAGCGTCTGATGCTCACCCTGGAGCTGCTTAAGAAAGAGTTTGCCGTAGCCACCCTTCAACAGAAGCTTGGTAAAGAGGTCGAAGAGAAGGTCAATAAGATGCAACGCAGATTCTTCCTGCAAGAGCAGCTCAAGATAATCAAGAGAGAGCTTGGACTCGAGGTAAGTGCAGTAAAAAAGCGTCTACCTCTACGTAGATCTCAAAGCCCACTTTTTGACTCGTAAAGTTTTGTTCTTAACTTCTTTCTCCTTCACCCAGAAAGATGACAAGGACGCCATTTCTGAGAAGTTTCGTGAGCGTGTAAAGGATCTCATATTGCCTGAGGGGGTGCAGGAAGTGTTTGAGGAGGAGCTGAGCAAACTCTCGTATCTCGACAACCACTCCGCTGAGTTTAGGTAGGTACAGGCAACCTCACAATGTCATACTTTCATCAACCTTGAATGGCCGTTAATTTTGAAATCCTAataatacaatgtatgtgtgtgtgtgtatttctATTACCCTAAGTAATGTAAGCTAGTGTGTTAGAATAGGAGGTATCTGCATGTATTAAATAGTGTATGGATTTATGTATTTATTGAACAAAAGCCGATtgcaagataattatatacatgtatattattcGGTTCCCGCTCAGTGTAACACGTAACTATCTTGACTGGCTAACAAACATGCCCTGGGGGAAGTACAGCAAGGAGAACTCTGACCTCCAGCAAGCAAGGGAAGTGCTGGATGAAGATCACTACGGACTACAGGACATCAAAGACAGGATACTGGTGAGTGGGTTAGACTCCATGTCTGTGGCTGGCTACAATAGTTGTAGTTGTTAGTTCACTGAGAGTTAGGGATAATGGGGAAGAGAGAGACAGTGAGGGATACAAGTAGCACACGCCCTAGCTGTTGTAGTGTTGTGAAGGGAAAGATGATGTTATCTGTCGCCATTCCATTCATATCGTTGTGTCTAGCTACCTCTATTGTGTGTAGGAGTTCATTGCTGTGAACCAACTCAACAACTCTGCTCAAGGGAAGATCCTCTGCTTCACTGGACCCCCTGGAGTGGGCAAGACCAGCGTGGCTCGCTCCATAGCACGAGCTCTCAACAGAAAGGTGTGGTCAACTATCACTAGAGTGcgaagtacgtacatgtacatatttagTTTGACTTTCTTATACGTAATTATAGATTAGAAGTTAATTAATTGATTTGTCATACTCAAATGAACACGTAAAATGCCCCCCCCTGCAGTATTTCCGGTTCAGTGTGGGGGGTATGACCGACGTTGCCGAGATCAAAGGTCACAGACGCACGTACATTGGTGCTATGCCCGGCAAAGTCGTCCAGTGCATGAAGAAAGTGCAGACAGAGAACCCGCTCATCCTGATTGACGAGGTGGACAAGATTGGCCGGGGGGTGACTGGGGACCCGTCCTCTGCCCTCCTTGAGTTACTCGACCCGGAACAGAATGCCAACTTCCTAGATCACTATCTCGATGTACCCGTTGACTTGTCTAAGGTGGCCAAGATATAAATGGTTGTTTTTATTATCTCATGGATAACGTTTAACACTTCGTACTAGTAGCcaataaaattaaaattttatAAATGTAGAGGTGGATTTTCAGAATTACATTCCAAACCTTTGTGTGTAATCTTttcacacccactccacacacgcccactccacacacgcAGGTGTTGTTCATATGCACTGCCAATGTCGTGGACACAATTCCAGGCCCTCTATATGACAGAATGGAAACTATTCAAGTATCTGGCTACGTTGCCGAGGAGAAGCTCGCTATAGCTGAGAGATATCTGATCCCCCAGGCAAGAGTGGGTGCGGGGATTAATGAAGATCAGCTGACTGTATCAGGCGATTCGGTTGGCTCACTCATCAAGTGGTACTGCCGGGAAAGTGGCGTTAGAAACCTGCAGAAGCAAATTGAAAAGGTACAAACGTATTAAAAATAGCCTTGTTGTTTTGGGTTGTTGTTTTGGGTtgttttggtagctatctttgagagcccgtaatttgtgttcagattgtccaatttcaaaactaattgatgcattcaatagctctcagaatgattgttccaatggtgtgcttataATTACTATTCAATCACTGAATTGTACTCCCCTACTCCTCTCGCAGATATTCCGCAAGGCTGCTCTGAAACTAGTCGAACCCAAAGACCCTAGTATCACTTCTATCGCTGTCTCTACAGACAATCTTAAAGACTTTGTTGGGAATCCAATCTTCACCTCTGACCGTATGTacgagaccacaccccctggaGTCGTCATGGGACTTGCATGGACTGCCATGGGTGGCTCCACCCTCTATATCGAGACTGCCCTGACTACACCGCCACGCACAGCTGCACAGAGTGATGGGAGGGAGGGCAGTGATGGGGGGAGGTTGTTGTCTACCGGGCAACTCGGTGATGTCATGAAAGAATCGACTGAGATTGCCTACACTTATGCTAAGGTATACATTTCAATACAacttgtttataattatgagagagATATTTTCttgtatctataattatgtatttgcACACGAttatcaacacacacaccccacacacacaccccacaccacacacacacacacacacacacacacacacacacaactcagtGTTTTCTAGCTGACAAATTCCCTGAGAATGAGCTCCTCTCTTCCTCTGCTATCCATCTCCATGTTCCAGAGGGGGCCACACCCAAGGACGGGCCGAGTGCGGGGGTGACAATTGTCTCCGCCCTCCTCTCCCTCTCACTTGGTAAACCAGTCAGACAGGATGTGGCTCTAACTGGAGAGGTCTCGCTCACCGGCAaggtatataccgtatatcttctaatttattggacacttctaattacccggacactcttttgggcaattttcgttgttctaacacagcggacactccagtactttatacctacatgctacatgtatacggttTTTAACGCCCGCCCCTCGCATGGATTTTGTGTGCTGCATTTTCATATAAGGAACCCGCAGTGCTCCAAACAAACATTCTGCACTTAATACTATTAACCAGCATTAACTATattcataattacatgtaggcATACTTCCCATTCTTTTGTTTACCACAAACATCTCACGGAGGCCTTGCCTATAAAATGCATGAATCATACCATCTTCTATTCTCTTGGTGTAGTGTGTATTGCACTGTTAATATAAATTTTTGGAAGGCCCTCCCCTCcagtagctagtagctagataCACTTGTGTCTAGGCTAAATTGGAGGCCTGATTGCAATaaataaacaaacaaacacaatCTGGGAAGACATTACACTTGTGGGATTCCTCACTTCCACAAGTCTAATGTCTCCCATCCCCTCTCTCTACCTCTCTTACCTCTACACTCCAACCCCTTTacttagactacattacatcatctgtaattgatctgattggctaaaaacagtagatttacatggaagcataatctacaagaaggtacttattctacTGGAAGTGGACACATTATTCTTatgcatattctacaggaagtgacaaataatttgcaggaagttctcttgtctttttctgtcaattggtgtctctcacagatCTCCAGCGTCCATGatccagctcgcacaaattcaatttctgttgctacgcaccaaacctggctttttataaccacgccttgcgcatgcgcaatgaagtccaagttagatagaccacactcactcgtagaatatgcgtcttagtaaccaccttggttacggttagattccctcggctttgcgcctcaggctaaccgcaaccgcggaggttacatagacgcatattctactcttaggtgtagtcaTCCTATACCTCTCTTACACGTAACAGTTCTAAGAATTACTCTTTAAAAAAACATCAAATTTGGACTATCACAACTCTATTTAAAGAGTCAACTCTCGGTACGTTATTATACTTGTTCAATAACATGAGTGCACTCTCCTGATAATAAGTATGCTCTTATTTGTAGTTATTACCTGGGCAGTCTTCACGTATCAGCTTTAGTATGATCGTGCCATTGTTGGGTTGTCTTGACTACCTGACTATTAACTAGGAGTGACAATAAGAATGTGTTTTCTTCCTGTCCCAGGTCTTGCCAGTTGGTGGTATCAAAGAAAAGACTATCGCTGTGAGTAATAATGTCACCAGCATTGTTATTATTTACATTTCTATCACTTAATTACTCACCTCTCCCTGCAGGCGAAACGCTCGGGTGTTCACTGTATTGTCTTGCCTGAGGCCAACAAGCGAGACTTCAACGACCTGCCAGATTTTGTGAAGGAGGGAGTGGAAGTACACTTCGTTGAACATTATTCGGACGTTTTTGATATTCTGTTTTCAAACTAAAGAGAACCATTTAATTAGAGTTCATGTATAACCAACCTCTTTCTTTGTTTGCGGAAAgtatattgtataataataattattggccaaGGACATGGAAAATTACCATTtttgggtaatgatcgaccttaaaaacgatcgatgccattGACCTTACGCCCACTAGATCCACTCTTCAAGTTATGTAACTTCCGTTGCAGTCGCATGTACGTGTGCTTTACTGCATGGGGCTTCGGAGCGGAAGTGTAGGTGATCGGGACTCCGGCATGCTTAACTGGTGTACCCATCTTGATCTCACTGGTAATTTAATTTCCTATTTCCTCAATGATGTCTGACCCCGGTTACTTGCGCAGAAGGTCGGGAAGCCGGCCGAACCACTTTTTTACTAGTTTGATCATCACAGATAAAGGAGAAGGAGAGATGATCCCTCAGTAGTATAGTGTTTTAATATTACTTATACCTCTTTTGTAATTGTTTGCggtgtgtatgtataattattatattttgtTTGCATGTAATTGCCAAGGACATGGAAAATTGTAATACTTGCCAGACAATCGTATCGTAACAAATCCCAGCTGCTATAAAAGGACACAACGTTCGTACCTGCATGTGCACAAATCAAGTGTTTCTAAAAAAATTACCAGCATTGTACACAAATCAAGTTCCTAAAAAAAATTAAGTGAGAAGGCTAatcaaaaaattaatagtaattatctaattaattagagttGTTACAACAACTCCACAATTTGAAAGACAGAGTACATATGGTTCTCTAGTCATGTCTTTAGTGGGAGTCTCTCAAGCTATTGCTTTGGCATCGGGCAGGTAGCCTTCCCACACTCGAatcaactgtgtgtgtgtgtgtgtgtttgtgtgtgtgtgtgtgtgggtggtgtgggtgtgggtgtgggtgtgtggtgtgttaaCGGGGTTCGAAAAAATACTCTTTGTGAACATATTGGAAGCACATGCAATCAAGGAAGTATTCAGTATGTGTGTGGTAGGGGTGTGGTTTACACACCTCTTGCTGCATCTGCATCATCGACTCAAGATACGCCACAAACTTTGTCTTAAACTCTTTGGACCGATTTGCCTGGGGAAGAAACAGCATTTGAGGGCGGCCAATAATTGAGGATGATGGGTCTTACCTCGAATCGCTCCACTTCTGCCTTGAGTGTCTTGGAGGCTTTGTCGAAGCTCTTCTGTCCTTCTTCCACTTTACCCTCCCACTGAGAATGGAGGCAGTGAAAGGAATATTGTGATTAACTTTAACTAAagttttagttttgaaatcgGACATTCTATAATATTGACTATAAAGGTAACTTCCGAAATACAAGGACATCAACCCCCTCACTCACATCCTCTATCTCTTGTTTGATCTGGGCCAGTTTCTCTGGTTTTCCGCTCACTTGCAGTTTGACCTCGGCCTCTCTCTTCTTAGCCAGTGTGCTCTGAGCACTCTGCCAGTTGTTGTACAGCTTGGCACGCATGGAGAATGATTCCTGTGGGGAGAATCACACTCATTACAGGACAAGGACAAACTCTACACCACTATCTAAAAATATACAGATACAGTGAACTTGGATTATCTGTAAAAGACAAATTTATAGGTCTCAGTGTGTAGACACACTGATTGTAGGGCAACAAccttactcataattatgtggtacaaaatagaaGTGAGTTTCTAAACTACTTGTAGGTTCCCTATGGCCAGAAAGAATTTCAAGACTCACTTTGATGGAGCCGAGCAAGGCAATGTAGTCCTTTACCATCTCTCCAAATATGAACAGGTCTTTCTGAATCTGTAgtagggaggggagggggtcaAAGTACAAACCAGCCTCACATACAGGACGTGTACTCACCTGCTCTTGATGAAAACCTTCCACTTTCTCCTCGACCTCGGACAGACGTGAGAGAGCTCTTGAGAGAGTGTCGTTCTCCTCAACATTCCCCAGTGTGGCAACACTCTTCACAAACGCATTCGTGGACAAACACACATCTGCAGAAAAGGGGAGGGGCAGAGTTAGTAGACCgtgcactgcatgtagctgactcagtacataataatatgcTATGAGCAAAGTACAGGAagctattacatgtacaatgaggATTTTATTGGACATAATTTTACATAacacagttataattatgtatcgaCGGTGTGTACCTTTTCTGCAGCTGATCATGGTTTCTATGGCTTGGTGCAACTTCTTCAAGTGACTGTCCAACAGCTCATAACTCTGCTGCTGCTCATCAAACCACTGGAGGAGACAAAGAACAACACACGTGATATCACACACTGGACTCTCCGATGTGTTTAGTGTTCAGTTAGCTATACATTCGAACCTTTCCGAACTAAGATTTGGTTTACCTCCATCTGTACAACCATTTCTGAACTAAGACTAAATAGCAACCACCTCTGAGCCATTAAAATGTGTTTCAATATTGAGGCTAGCAAGATCATTGTGTAAGACAATACTGTGACTGGTTGGTCTATATTGGTTGTTAGGGATAAAAAATAGTACTTAAAGATTCACTGGTAATAGCTCTATAGCTACGGGGAGAAACTCACAGCATCCACATCGGCCTTCTTGGTGCTAATCTTGGCAAAGGAGTCTCCGACATTCTTCATGAGTCGCATGAACCCGGCACCACTGAAGGCAGCTGTGTCCGATGCCTTGGGCAactgaaagggggggggggggggggggggtcagtcACTGAACATGTAGCTGTACACTAGTGAGCTTAGTTGAGTAAGACCAATTTATTCTGTGTCTATGGCTGACTactcagtacacacactcacatctgCAGGGTTCTCTAGGAATTCTCTGAAGTTCTCGTCCTTCCTCAGGACAGGATGGTTGGCAAGGCGATTCAAGTACCTGCATTTTTGTGGTGATGGTATTATGGTCACAGTGTGTACGTGTAAGTAGGAGAGTGGAAGTAAATACACGCAGGGGGTAGCTatgcagggggtgtggctatgTAGCTATGGTAGCATACCTCTCCAGGGAGGCCCTCCTCCTCTCAATGAACTCGACTGTGTTCTCCTCACTCTTAGAGAACTTCACCTTTGTCATGCCTACATGGAAATACAGGTAATAACATTATGCACATGTAAGCATTATACAGTAGTAGAATCAGTGAGTAaaccacaccacccacaccaccactcacccacaccacccacaccaccactcaccacccacaccaccactCACCCATCACACTTTTCTCCGGGGCGGGAGGGACAATACGTCCGTTGGCAAGGTGAGCGTCCATCAGCCTCTGGTGCAGGCCGAGGAAATCACTGAATCTCCTCTTGACACTGTTCTCGGGGTGTTTAAATTGTGGCATCGTGGTTGTCGTGGTTACGGTGAAGGCGATGTACGAGGACATCCCAGTCCCAACTTTCTCAGGGTTCATGACCTTAACATCCAGTTCAAACGTATCTCCGCTCTCCGACTCCTCTAGCTCCTCCTGTGACGACATTGCCtaagagggggtggggttaaCGAGGTAGCTAATCCAATCAAGAAAGAATGTACTTAGTTATGTTAACACAGAGTGACATTAAATAGCAGCTTTTTGTCAGTGTGTGGATGACAGTTCATCTACGTGTATGTGTATTACCTAGCTCAATGCAATGCATCATAACAAGCATAGGGCTTTACAGAATCAAGTTTCACTAGCTAGTATTCAAAGCTGGTTAGTTTCTTACCTGTTCAGCTGGCTTGTTGCCGACTGGTGGCTCTTCATCGAAAAAGCCTTGCCCCTCCTCCACTAAAGGTTTGGCCTGAACAGGTTCCTCTTCGTCAGCCGCACTTGCTTCTATCGTGGGAGGAGGGGCTGTCTCCACAACTACTGGCTCTACTGGCTTTGAGAGAGGCTTGTCTTCTTCATCATCAAACAAGTTGACATCAGTAGTTGGTACTGGCAAGTCTGGCTCCGGCTCGATTGCATCCATCGCCGAGGTTTCAGGGTCCAAAAATGGGGACTGCTCGAGCTCTTCATCGGATGCAGACGCTTCTGCATCTTCTTCAAAGTCTACTGGTGGTGGAGAACCGTCCATAGCAGCGTTTGGAAGCTTTACTGTATGCTGTTTTATTttgagctagctagttagcagAGTATCCAATGTCACGTGAAAGAAGGGGTGTGTTATGTGCAGAAgttgggggaggggctcactAGCTCAGCTAGCTCAAGCTCAAGGGTCATCAGAGTGTCAAGACTAGCCAACAAGCCATCCAAGAAGACATCTCTGGTTATATATTGAACAATACATCATTGGAAAGGTACAACATTAAATACAATGAAGTAGCTGGAGTAAACTTTACCTAGCTAAGCTTAGCCACACCTAGCTTGCAAAATAGAAATTCGACATTCCAAATTATaccagttataattatttcatacaTTCTTAACATGGCAACATAACTATGTAATACTTATACGTCTTCTAACAGTTTTGCCCATGCAGATTATCGATCGAGACTATTACTGAAAAGATGGCCCGTATTAAAATAAAGGTCAACATTTCTGTCCTCCAACAGCGCACAAAGTCCATGAACATCATCATTGGATCTGGAACCACTGCTCACAGTGTAGTGTGTAAGGTGCTGGATAAGTGCAACAGCCGAGACCCCCCGGGGAGACTGCAGCTGTGGGCAATCATGAGTAGAGGGACCCCCCATGAACAAAACGGTGAGATCCTAACTCGATGATTGATGCTTACAAGTCCAACCTACTCTTCTATATTACTTCTCTCGTCGTATAGCTATCCAGTTGTTTGGGAGTGGTCTAATTATTGAACAATGTAAACACATTACCTACTAATTGAGGCAAATAGCCGATGGCAgattgatgtacatgtacatatcgTGTAACCAcggcatacatgtacttggcAATAGCCTTCTCTTTGTATTAATAAGATATTTTATGTTTCAGAACAATTGCTACAAGACAGGGACACCTTGTCTAACTTGATCACAGGAGACAACGCTCAGACGATTATATTCAGTCTCAAGTATAAgtccaccccaccccctgctACTGGGCTCGTGCGAGTGTATCATCAAATCGATCAAAATTTCGAAACCTTCCAAAGCTTGATTATATCTCCGGGTATGACAACAAGTGATGTCATACAGCTTGCTCTCGCTCGGATGACGCTGGATGAGTCACATgagatgtcatgtgatcagtTTGAGTTGGTGCAGAAAACAGCGGAAGGAGGTGCGTATAGTTAATAACTTACGGTACGATTtttaacattatttttgttacaATGATTATCGGCTACTGTAATTGTATTAATATATTTCTTTTTTCTCTCACAGAACGAGTGATTCAAGATGGAGATCATCCCCTCAAAATGGCCCGCAAAGATTGCCGATTGTTTTTGAGAAAGAGAATGATACCGCAACAAACTATAAAAAGAACTGATAATCCCTTAGTAACGACCTTAGTAACAACGGGAGATTCTAAATCACCCCCTCTTGCTGAAACAACCGCTCATAATTTCTCGACAGATTCTGAGCCAGTTACTATTATGTCATCCTCCTCAGAAGTCGATTATATCTCGGAGGCTAGTCTGGGGAAGGGAAGAGTACAGCTGCATTCTGAATTGATCGAAGCTCTTCGTAACCTAGCTACCAAGTTAGAGTCCAGGCCTGAGGGCGGTTGCACGATTATGAACAAAGAGAGGGTTCTAGAGCAAGCAATCGTTGAGCAAAGCCAAATCCTCGACATAATGCAAGGTCTGATTGCATCTTTGGAGACGGAAAACAAATCGTTTCGAGACAAGATAAACGTGCAAGGAAGAACAATTCTTGAACTAGCCAGCTGGGAGGCAAAAGCAAAAAAGGCCGAGAGACAATTAAGTGAACTCACCGGGAATATTGAACCCTCTATGAACGTCTCTAAATACAAGAAATCTTTGGCAGAGAAAGATAAATTGATTTCCGACCTTCGATCGCAATCTTCCGTATCTGTCAACACTAGACTAGCCGCAGTGCAAACTAACCTCGAGCGAGAAAGAGTCAGAAGGATTGAACTGGAACAGGAGCTATCGGCAAAACGAGAAGAACTTATCGAACTAAAAAAAGAATTATCTTCAAGGCAATCTGTTCTTATCAATAAAGAATCTGAAGTATTGCATCTTCGTCACGAGATGAAGTCCGCAAAGAAATTCGAGTCACAGCAACAAGAACTGGCACTACAACAAAGAACAGCTTTGACTGATAAAGACTCTCAACTGACAGCACTAACACGAGCTCTGAGCGAGGAGAAAAAACTCAGCCAGCAAATGAGAAAGAAGCAATTTATAGACTCGAGGAATATTTCAAAAGTGGGAGACTCCAATCGATGCACTGACGACCCCTTGACCCCTTGCTTATTCGAACAGGTACTCGGACGTCATATCACAGCTGTAGAGATTACCAAACCCGCCGAAGACACAGATGTCGGATTTAGCTACTCAAAGATAGAACTACCCATATCTTCAAGGCTATCGTGTCTCGTTGTCAAGGCTGTTAAACAAGGAAGTATTGCCTCGGGGAAGATCAGGTCAGGTGATGAAATTTTAGAGATTAACGGCATTTCCTGTCGAGGACTGCATCAAGAAAACGCTACAGGATTTTTACAGAAAAGGAAAGGCAGAATACAGATTGTAATCGCTCGAGACCACGACCCGTCACTGGATATAATACTACACAGCACGCCAGCAAAGCCAAAGCGTGGCGGTGATGGAGGAACTCGTTGGGCAACTTCTCTACCCGAAGAAGATGAAACAATGTACCAGAGCTTCACAGCTACTGTATCGTCTATTGCTAACTCTGAAACTGAAGGTATCGAGTTCGTTTCAGTCCCCAGCcctgaccacaccctctccaCCACGGACCACACCAGGTGCGTATAGTTAATAACTTACAGTACGATTtttaacattatttttgttacaTTGATTATTGGCTACTGTAATTGTATTTTAATATTTCTTTTTTTCAGCcctgaccacaccctctccaCCACGGACCACACCCTCCCCACTAGCGAAGCAATCCCAAGACTTGGTGAGGGAACTGCATACGAAAGCCTGCAATTGGAAATTACCGATTTACAAGATCAACTGGACGAATCTAAACATGCGTGTTTGGAACTGGAAAATGAATTCGACGAATGTCATTCTGAAATGGAAAGTGTACGAATGGAATGTGATCTGGTCAAAGCCGAGAACTTTGAACTCCAGCAACAAGTTTCAACGTATGAGGAAGAAGTGGCTCAAATACAGCCGAACATTGTCGACCTACAATCGCTATTGGTAACGCTACAAAACCAAGCAACGGACGAACAACAGAGAACAGCATCGTACGAGAATATGAACAAACTGTTGACACGAGAATTGGAGGTGACAAAAGAGAAATGTGAAGTTGCTCGCTCGGAGGCTAATACTGCACAACAAGAGTTGGAGAAAATAAAAACAGCTTCTTCCGAAAAGGAACTATCTGAACTGAAATGTTTTGAAGAACTGAAACAATTGAAATCTGAAAGTACTCAACTTAGATCAGACATTACCACCAAAGAAACAAACATTGATGAACTGACTTCTAAACTTGTTACGAAAACCTCAGAATACGAGCAATCTTTATCAGACATGACATCTAGGTTGGTACGAGTAGAAGGCGAACTTTCTGTAGTGACAAAAGACTCGCATCAGTCAGCTGCGTCCGTTAAATGTGATCACGAGAAAACTTTGTCTCAATTACAAACAGTGAAGAACTTATTAATAGAAGCCGAACGAAAAGAGAGTGAAACAAAGATTCGATTGAGATACCTGGAGCAGGCAGCTGATGCCGCTAACAAACAGCTGGCAGAATCAGATACCAAGAAGCGGGCGATTGAAAATGAGTTAAACGGCTACAAAGGAGAAGTAGAAGCTATAAGTTTGAACAGCAAATCTCTCAGTCTTGGTCTAAGACACACCCAGGCAAAACTTGAAGCCAAAGAACACACGTTGAGTCGTCTGCAAAATGAAGTTGATGATCTCCGTGGAAACGCCGCCAAACTCAATAACGAACTATCACGGCTTAGAACGGAGAATAAACGGCTTGAATCGTCCCTAAAATCTGCTGAGTCAGAGCAAGTACGATTGGAACAAAAACTACGAAGCTCACACTCGGAGAAAGATTCTCTCTTCCAAGATCTTGAAAACGCCATTGATGAATCAACTCAATTACAGCAGAGAGTTGAGGACATGGAGAAGCTCAATAAAGAAATGCAATCTACAGGTGCTCTAAAAGTTGAACTAGAGACAAGCTCGAAGGA comes from Halichondria panicea chromosome 7, odHalPani1.1, whole genome shotgun sequence and encodes:
- the LOC135338339 gene encoding lon protease homolog, mitochondrial-like — translated: MVFPLLRSLLSRPFSSSVQSAGYLRRLHSLQCGGRTHLSHSNSRSFLCINGSQSMSVWYKKLLTVSSGGVRVWSSSSSGDEGEGHDGEEEEEGGVLGIELLPASKMHAIAPVSLPDNFPEVPILAIARNPIFPRFVKILEISDKDLMKIVRQKVKLNMPYAGAFLKKDDSNENDIITSLDEIYDVGTFVQITELHEVGDKMRMIIQGHRRIKVTGPVEVQVEQSQEKEKKKKQRKPRKSILEKLISPDAVDQQEEKKKKGKNAPKPDGGDDEKAASDGEPKILMVRTENLTNNSFEQTQETKAVSAEVIKTIRDIIALNPLYRESLAQLVEAGKKVVDVPTHLADFGAALTSADSDQMQSVLACMDVPERLMLTLELLKKEFAVATLQQKLGKEVEEKVNKMQRRFFLQEQLKIIKRELGLEKDDKDAISEKFRERVKDLILPEGVQEVFEEELSKLSYLDNHSAEFSVTRNYLDWLTNMPWGKYSKENSDLQQAREVLDEDHYGLQDIKDRILEFIAVNQLNNSAQGKILCFTGPPGVGKTSVARSIARALNRKYFRFSVGGMTDVAEIKGHRRTYIGAMPGKVVQCMKKVQTENPLILIDEVDKIGRGVTGDPSSALLELLDPEQNANFLDHYLDVPVDLSKVLFICTANVVDTIPGPLYDRMETIQVSGYVAEEKLAIAERYLIPQARVGAGINEDQLTVSGDSVGSLIKWYCRESGVRNLQKQIEKIFRKAALKLVEPKDPSITSIAVSTDNLKDFVGNPIFTSDRMYETTPPGVVMGLAWTAMGGSTLYIETALTTPPRTAAQSDGREGSDGGRLLSTGQLGDVMKESTEIAYTYAKCFLADKFPENELLSSSAIHLHVPEGATPKDGPSAGVTIVSALLSLSLGKPVRQDVALTGEVSLTGKVLPVGGIKEKTIAAKRSGVHCIVLPEANKRDFNDLPDFVKEGVEVHFVEHYSDVFDILFSN
- the LOC135338341 gene encoding sorting nexin-2-like; protein product: MDGSPPPVDFEEDAEASASDEELEQSPFLDPETSAMDAIEPEPDLPVPTTDVNLFDDEEDKPLSKPVEPVVVETAPPPTIEASAADEEEPVQAKPLVEEGQGFFDEEPPVGNKPAEQAMSSQEELEESESGDTFELDVKVMNPEKVGTGMSSYIAFTVTTTTTMPQFKHPENSVKRRFSDFLGLHQRLMDAHLANGRIVPPAPEKSVMGMTKVKFSKSEENTVEFIERRRASLERYLNRLANHPVLRKDENFREFLENPADLPKASDTAAFSGAGFMRLMKNVGDSFAKISTKKADVDAWFDEQQQSYELLDSHLKKLHQAIETMISCRKDVCLSTNAFVKSVATLGNVEENDTLSRALSRLSEVEEKVEGFHQEQIQKDLFIFGEMVKDYIALLGSIKESFSMRAKLYNNWQSAQSTLAKKREAEVKLQVSGKPEKLAQIKQEIEDWEGKVEEGQKSFDKASKTLKAEVERFEANRSKEFKTKFVAYLESMMQMQQELIRVWEGYLPDAKAIA